In Gadus macrocephalus chromosome 4, ASM3116895v1, the following proteins share a genomic window:
- the car15 gene encoding carbonic anhydrase 15, producing MIVTTAVLMILIGYSDSVEEYCYDEGHCDPYAWGDLFPSCHPLLETHHSPINLDSQMTRSYSLGEFLLEGFDVAQPGQWKLNNDGHSVVLDVGGGLSVSGGGLPGVYHTIQLHFHWGSPSSNGSEHTVDGQRYPMEMHIVNMKSTHPNVSVALGDPTGLAVLGVFVDTAYADHEQFGHIAKKLSSVAYKGQTTSIKPFPLIGLLPQQHMSQYYRYHGSLTTPPCSQAVVWTLFEVPIQISWSQLERLTSGIYASEEYEDDATPLYNNFRHVHPTYSRTVYASLDAKLLNSKASNLFHPSFSIIIVIITSLNRCIH from the exons ATGATTGTGACCACAGCCGTGCTTATGATTTTGATTGGCTACTCCGACTCGG TAGAGGAATATTGTTACGATGAAGGCCATTGTG ATCCTTACGCATGGGGAGACCTGTTCCCTTCTTGTCACCCACTTCTGGAAACGCATCACTCTCCGATCAACCTGGACTCTCAGATGACCAGGAGCTACTCACTGGGAGAATTCCTCCTGGAAGGCTTTGATGTGGCCCAGCCTGGTCAGTGGAAGCTGAATAACGATGGACACTCTG TTGTTTTGGATGTGGGCgggggtctgtctgtgagtgGAGGGGGTCTTCCTGGGGTGTACCACACCATTCAGCTGCACTTCCACTGGGGCAGCCCCTCCAGCAACGGATCCGAACACACGGTCGATGGACAGAGATACCCCATGGAG ATGCACATCGTCAACATGAAGTCCACCCATCCCAACGTGTCGGTGGCCTTGGGAGACCCCACCGGCCTGGCGGTTCTCGGAGTCTTCGTTGAC ACGGCGTATGCAGACCATGAGCAATTTGGACATATTGCCAAAAAACTGTCATCTGTTGCTTACAAAg GTCAAACCACTTCGATCAAACCCTTTCCGCTGATTGGTCTTTTGCCTCAACAACATATGAGCCAGTACTACCGTTACCATGGTAGCCTGACCACTCCTCCATGTTCTCAAGCAGTTGTTTGGACTCTCTTTGAAGTGCCCATCCAGATCTCCTGGTCCCAG CTGGAGCGGTTGACTTCGGGGATCTATGCCAGTGAGGAGTATGAAGATGATGCCACGCCCCTCTACAACAACTTTCGACACGTGCACCCAACTTATAGTCGCACTGTGTACGCATCCCTCGACGCTAAGCTACTTAATAGCAAAGCTAGCAACCTCTTCCATCCTTCTTTTTCAATTATTATAGTTATAATAACTTCACTGAACAGATGTATTCATTGA